From the genome of Solidesulfovibrio carbinolicus, one region includes:
- a CDS encoding enoyl-ACP reductase FabI yields the protein MLMRDKKVVIFGVVNERSIAYGIAKVLREQGARLALGYAAEPIRKRIEPIAAELGAECIFQCNVSSDEEIAEAARFVGEKLGGVDCLVHSIAYANREDLAGRFIDTSREGFRVALDVSAFSLVALCRAFEPLFTPGSSVMTLSYYGSGRVVANYNAMGVAKSALEASVRYLAVDLGKRGVRINAISAGPVKTMAASAIHGFRTILETIENRSPLGRNITLEDIGRCALYLASDLSSGTTGEVIFVDSGYNIMGV from the coding sequence ATGCTGATGCGGGATAAAAAAGTCGTGATTTTCGGCGTGGTCAATGAACGCAGCATCGCCTACGGCATCGCCAAGGTCCTGCGCGAGCAGGGGGCCAGGCTGGCACTGGGCTACGCCGCCGAACCCATCCGCAAGCGCATCGAACCCATCGCCGCCGAACTCGGGGCCGAGTGCATCTTCCAGTGCAATGTCTCCAGCGACGAGGAAATCGCCGAAGCGGCCCGGTTTGTCGGCGAAAAGCTCGGCGGCGTGGACTGTCTGGTCCATTCCATCGCCTACGCCAACCGCGAGGACCTGGCCGGCCGGTTCATCGACACCAGCCGCGAAGGCTTCCGCGTGGCATTGGATGTTTCGGCCTTTTCCCTGGTCGCCTTGTGCCGGGCCTTCGAGCCGCTTTTTACCCCCGGTTCCTCGGTCATGACGCTGAGCTACTACGGCTCGGGCCGGGTCGTGGCCAACTACAACGCCATGGGCGTGGCCAAGTCGGCCCTGGAGGCCAGCGTACGCTATCTGGCCGTGGACCTTGGCAAGCGCGGCGTGCGCATCAACGCCATCAGCGCCGGCCCGGTCAAGACCATGGCCGCCTCGGCCATCCACGGTTTCCGCACCATCCTGGAAACCATCGAGAACCGTTCTCCGCTGGGCCGCAACATCACCTTGGAGGACATCGGCCGCTGTGCTCTCTACCTGGCCTCGGACCTGTCGTCGGGCACCACGGGCGAGGTGATTTTCGTCGATTCCGGCTACAACATCATGGGCGTGTAG
- a CDS encoding TetR/AcrR family transcriptional regulator encodes MSGVKIIPIGAPRTVRQRILESLGDLLAKQGFDGLSLDLLARTAGLERGVILRHFQDFDDVVTAFGQSSAFWPTVDELREDVAERFAAMPPRAQLAHFFKATIRGLLARPRTLDILAWELMSRNRYTRLLEYPRVRSALEFFESVTGDVPESLDLTAIVAVLGGAAIFLTVRSRQSGVFGGLNLYDDADRERVDRALELLLSGLIREAETRG; translated from the coding sequence ATGTCCGGCGTCAAGATCATTCCCATCGGCGCACCGCGCACGGTGCGCCAGCGCATTCTGGAGTCCCTGGGCGACTTGCTCGCCAAACAAGGGTTCGACGGACTCTCCCTCGACCTCCTGGCCCGGACGGCCGGCCTGGAGCGGGGCGTCATCCTGCGCCACTTCCAGGACTTCGACGACGTGGTCACGGCCTTTGGCCAGTCCTCGGCCTTCTGGCCCACCGTGGACGAACTGCGCGAAGACGTGGCCGAACGCTTCGCCGCCATGCCGCCGCGCGCCCAACTGGCCCATTTCTTCAAGGCCACCATCCGGGGCCTTTTAGCCCGGCCGCGTACCCTGGACATCCTGGCCTGGGAACTCATGTCGCGCAACCGCTACACCCGGCTGCTGGAATATCCCCGCGTGCGCTCGGCCCTGGAATTTTTCGAGTCCGTCACCGGGGACGTGCCCGAAAGCCTGGACCTGACGGCCATCGTGGCCGTGCTTGGCGGCGCGGCCATCTTTCTGACCGTGCGCTCCCGCCAAAGCGGCGTCTTCGGCGGCCTCAACCTCTACGACGACGCCGACCGCGAACGCGTGGACCGCGCCCTGGAACTGCTGCTGTCCGGGCTTATCCGTGAGGCCGAGACAAGGGGTTAG
- a CDS encoding MauE/DoxX family redox-associated membrane protein, giving the protein MRVFFVLLRMALGLVFLFAAWDKIVDPMAFAKIIRNYQILPDMAVSAVALVLPWIEVVVGMCLLTGFVARGASLSASLMMAVFLAAMAWAWHKGIATQCGCFTTKADDAISQATFIRDGSIMAVCLLVTLDVFIRARRAL; this is encoded by the coding sequence ATGAGGGTGTTCTTCGTACTGCTGCGCATGGCCCTTGGTCTGGTGTTTCTTTTCGCCGCCTGGGACAAGATCGTCGACCCCATGGCCTTTGCCAAGATCATCCGCAATTACCAGATATTGCCCGACATGGCCGTGTCCGCCGTGGCGCTCGTTCTGCCCTGGATCGAGGTCGTGGTCGGCATGTGCCTTCTCACCGGCTTCGTGGCCCGGGGCGCGTCGCTTTCGGCCAGCCTCATGATGGCCGTCTTTCTCGCGGCCATGGCCTGGGCCTGGCACAAGGGCATCGCCACCCAGTGCGGCTGTTTCACCACCAAGGCCGATGACGCCATCTCCCAGGCCACCTTCATCCGCGACGGCTCCATCATGGCCGTGTGCCTGCTCGTGACCCTGGACGTCTTCATCCGGGCCAGACGCGCCCTATGA
- a CDS encoding rhodanese-like domain-containing protein: MAVIGILGVGLSVAMNMARQEPVPWIVDFAALDKRDALRRGLETIDPHAAVTMLGKPGVVFVDARTAEEFSMHRVAGAKNLPQEAMYGDLDAAAGSLGLRAEDRIVVYCGNLLCDKSKELGEALRTAGFTFVTVMPEGFDGWLAVGGPTEGGA, from the coding sequence TTGGCGGTCATTGGGATCCTGGGCGTCGGCCTGTCCGTGGCCATGAACATGGCCCGGCAGGAGCCCGTGCCCTGGATCGTGGATTTTGCCGCCCTGGACAAGCGCGACGCCCTGCGGCGCGGCCTGGAGACCATCGATCCCCACGCAGCCGTGACCATGCTCGGCAAGCCCGGGGTGGTGTTTGTCGATGCCCGCACGGCCGAGGAATTTTCCATGCACCGGGTGGCCGGGGCCAAGAACCTGCCCCAGGAGGCCATGTACGGCGATCTCGACGCCGCCGCCGGCAGCCTTGGCCTGAGGGCCGAGGACCGCATCGTCGTCTACTGCGGCAATCTGCTGTGCGACAAGAGCAAGGAACTCGGCGAAGCGTTGCGCACGGCCGGTTTCACCTTCGTCACGGTGATGCCGGAAGGCTTCGACGGCTGGCTGGCCGTCGGCGGACCCACGGAGGGCGGGGCATGA
- a CDS encoding rhodanese-like domain-containing protein, with protein sequence MSTDAVPAIQNVSADEARRLLDAARPGEITLLDVRMEPEYEEFHLPGAKLVPLPELPDRLGEIDKAKPVAVYCRSGMRSAAAAKLLAGAGFPRIVNLLGGAMAWQGAAAVGAPDAGMTLLSGAETPRQILLAALGMEAALGGFYQKLAEAAGDAETAATFSRLAGFEERHLRHVHSLYEKQTGQTADLAALLAGTGPELEGGLPASQFLEMLGGEPASAREALELAVSVEAQALDLYTRLARQTGDKTAKTLYETLSLEEKAHLKAVANLLARLPEA encoded by the coding sequence ATGTCAACCGACGCCGTCCCGGCCATCCAAAACGTCTCGGCCGACGAGGCGCGGCGTCTTCTCGACGCCGCCCGACCGGGCGAGATCACCCTTCTCGACGTGCGCATGGAGCCGGAATACGAAGAATTCCATCTGCCTGGCGCAAAGCTTGTGCCCCTGCCCGAGCTGCCCGACCGCCTCGGGGAAATCGACAAGGCAAAGCCCGTTGCCGTGTATTGCCGCTCGGGGATGCGCAGCGCCGCCGCCGCGAAACTCTTGGCCGGGGCGGGCTTTCCCCGCATCGTCAACCTGCTCGGCGGAGCCATGGCCTGGCAGGGCGCGGCGGCGGTCGGCGCGCCGGACGCCGGCATGACGCTTTTATCCGGGGCCGAGACCCCGCGCCAGATTCTCCTGGCCGCCCTGGGCATGGAAGCGGCGCTGGGCGGCTTTTACCAGAAGCTGGCCGAGGCGGCCGGGGACGCCGAAACCGCCGCCACGTTTTCCCGGCTGGCCGGCTTCGAGGAACGCCACTTGCGCCATGTCCATAGCCTGTATGAAAAGCAGACCGGCCAGACAGCCGATCTGGCCGCGCTTTTGGCCGGAACCGGGCCGGAACTCGAAGGCGGCTTGCCGGCCTCGCAGTTTCTGGAAATGCTCGGCGGCGAGCCGGCCTCGGCCCGGGAGGCCCTGGAACTGGCCGTCTCGGTGGAAGCCCAGGCCCTGGATCTGTACACCCGCCTGGCCCGGCAGACCGGCGACAAGACGGCCAAAACCTTGTATGAAACCCTGTCCCTGGAAGAAAAGGCGCACTTGAAGGCCGTGGCCAACCTGCTGGCCCGGCTGCCCGAGGCCTAA
- a CDS encoding YccF domain-containing protein, which translates to MAPVNFFMNILWLILGGLWLGIGWYLAGVVMAITIIGIPWARACFVMGNLAFWPFGKEVVDRRDVSGPDLGTGTFGFIGNVIWFVLAGVWLAIGHLLAAVANFVTIIGIPFALQHLKLAGLALAPIGKTVIDKRY; encoded by the coding sequence ATGGCCCCGGTCAATTTCTTCATGAACATCCTGTGGCTTATTCTCGGCGGCTTGTGGCTTGGCATCGGCTGGTATCTGGCCGGCGTGGTCATGGCCATCACCATCATCGGCATTCCCTGGGCCCGGGCCTGCTTCGTCATGGGCAACCTGGCGTTTTGGCCCTTTGGCAAGGAAGTGGTGGACCGCCGCGACGTGTCCGGCCCGGACCTCGGCACCGGAACCTTCGGCTTCATCGGCAACGTCATCTGGTTCGTGCTGGCCGGGGTGTGGCTGGCCATCGGCCATCTGCTGGCGGCGGTGGCCAACTTCGTGACCATCATCGGCATCCCGTTCGCGTTGCAGCACCTCAAGCTGGCCGGCCTGGCCCTGGCCCCCATCGGCAAGACGGTCATCGACAAACGCTACTAG
- a CDS encoding DMT family transporter, with amino-acid sequence MQYILLALALAAGAFMPIQAGVNTKLAGVVGGAIPSAFVSFLVGTLALGVILGVTGQGVPFTAAYKASPWWYWIGGTMGAFFVTATVILAPRIGGGAMIALTLAGQVAASMALDHFGLLGFPHIPFDLKRLIGSVLLLAGVYLIRF; translated from the coding sequence ATGCAGTACATTCTCTTGGCCCTGGCCCTGGCGGCCGGGGCGTTCATGCCCATCCAGGCCGGGGTCAACACCAAGCTGGCCGGAGTGGTCGGCGGGGCCATCCCTTCGGCCTTCGTCTCGTTTTTGGTCGGGACCCTGGCCTTGGGCGTCATCTTGGGCGTCACGGGCCAGGGCGTGCCCTTTACGGCCGCCTACAAGGCTTCGCCGTGGTGGTACTGGATCGGCGGGACCATGGGGGCGTTTTTTGTCACGGCCACGGTGATCCTGGCCCCGCGCATCGGCGGCGGGGCCATGATCGCCCTGACCCTGGCCGGCCAGGTGGCGGCCTCCATGGCGCTGGATCATTTCGGGCTGCTCGGCTTTCCGCACATCCCCTTCGACCTCAAGCGCCTGATCGGGTCCGTCCTGCTCCTGGCCGGCGTCTATCTCATCCGATTTTAA
- a CDS encoding tautomerase family protein — protein sequence MPLVNIKITRDGATAEQKAKVIEGVTNVLRDVMGKNPQTTFVIIEEVDCDSWGIGGETVAVRRARG from the coding sequence ATGCCCCTGGTCAATATCAAGATCACCCGCGACGGCGCCACCGCCGAGCAGAAAGCCAAGGTCATCGAAGGCGTCACCAACGTCCTGCGCGACGTCATGGGCAAGAACCCCCAAACCACCTTTGTCATCATTGAGGAAGTCGACTGCGACAGCTGGGGCATCGGCGGCGAGACCGTGGCCGTGCGCCGGGCGCGGGGCTAA
- a CDS encoding NAD(P)H-dependent oxidoreductase, with product MAVSVILAHPRPGSFNHALAGVVCETLADLGVEVWFHDLCAEGFEALLPAAEIPRDASLPPLIASHCREAAAAEGFVIVHPNWWGMPPAVLVGWVDRVMRPGLAYEFLEGDGGEGVPRGLLAARAAVVLNTSNTAAQREREVFGDPLERIWKDCVFGLCGVADVRRRMFETLVTSSSGQRRGWLEEASALTAAAFGPA from the coding sequence ATGGCGGTCAGCGTTATCCTGGCCCATCCCCGTCCCGGCAGCTTCAACCACGCCCTGGCTGGGGTCGTCTGCGAAACGCTGGCCGACCTTGGCGTCGAGGTCTGGTTCCACGACCTCTGCGCCGAGGGCTTCGAGGCGCTTTTGCCGGCTGCCGAGATTCCACGCGACGCGTCCCTGCCGCCGCTTATTGCCAGCCATTGCCGGGAGGCGGCCGCGGCCGAGGGCTTCGTCATCGTCCATCCCAACTGGTGGGGCATGCCGCCGGCCGTGCTGGTCGGCTGGGTGGACCGGGTCATGCGGCCCGGCCTGGCCTACGAGTTCCTGGAAGGCGACGGCGGCGAAGGCGTGCCGCGCGGCTTGCTGGCCGCCCGCGCGGCCGTGGTCCTCAACACGTCCAACACGGCGGCCCAGAGGGAACGCGAGGTCTTTGGCGATCCCCTGGAACGCATCTGGAAGGACTGCGTCTTTGGCCTGTGCGGCGTGGCCGATGTGCGCCGCCGCATGTTCGAAACCCTTGTCACGAGCAGTTCGGGACAGCGCCGAGGCTGGCTTGAAGAGGCCTCGGCCCTGACGGCTGCCGCGTTCGGCCCGGCCTGA
- a CDS encoding helix-turn-helix domain-containing protein — translation MAIIVNLDVMLARRKVSSKELAEAVGITAQNLSILKTGKAKAVRFSTLEAICAFLGCQPGDILEYRPDTAGLPGEGA, via the coding sequence ATGGCGATCATCGTCAACCTCGACGTCATGTTGGCCCGGCGCAAAGTCAGCTCCAAGGAGCTGGCCGAAGCCGTGGGCATCACCGCCCAAAACCTGTCCATCCTCAAAACCGGCAAGGCCAAGGCCGTGCGTTTCTCCACCCTGGAGGCCATCTGCGCCTTTCTTGGCTGCCAGCCGGGCGACATTCTGGAATATCGCCCGGACACCGCCGGCCTGCCCGGCGAAGGAGCGTAA
- a CDS encoding DUF2975 domain-containing protein has product MDPKTNLESISRLGRLLETVCLVAALVVAPLTALYWAAFNVLPADLTREAAALAVSPELPGWVRVLCFAAAMVPGGALMLALLRLRRLFGLYKEGSIFSLANVLAFRDLARALWIWAVCSVLATPLHSMAVTAANPPGRHMLNLGVGTTELELVFLASLALVMARVMDEARRLDEEAALTV; this is encoded by the coding sequence ATGGATCCCAAGACCAATCTGGAAAGCATCAGCCGTTTAGGCAGACTGCTGGAAACCGTTTGCCTCGTCGCCGCCTTGGTTGTTGCTCCGCTGACTGCCCTGTATTGGGCTGCCTTCAACGTCCTGCCTGCCGATTTGACTCGGGAGGCGGCTGCACTGGCCGTTTCGCCCGAGTTGCCGGGCTGGGTGAGAGTCCTCTGCTTTGCCGCCGCCATGGTTCCGGGCGGGGCGCTCATGCTGGCGCTGTTGCGGCTGCGCCGGCTTTTTGGCCTCTACAAGGAAGGCAGCATCTTCTCCCTGGCCAATGTGCTGGCTTTTCGGGACCTGGCCCGGGCGCTGTGGATATGGGCGGTGTGCTCCGTGCTCGCCACCCCTTTGCATTCCATGGCCGTCACCGCCGCCAATCCGCCTGGACGTCATATGCTGAACCTGGGCGTGGGGACCACTGAATTGGAGTTGGTCTTTCTGGCCAGTCTCGCCCTGGTCATGGCCAGGGTCATGGACGAGGCCCGGCGACTGGACGAGGAAGCGGCCCTGACGGTATAG
- a CDS encoding AraC family transcriptional regulator, producing MSEETRKDWRRRVLAAMRLMEARLDEELSLGDIAGAAHFSPYHFHRIFVGMTGETVGAYLRRLRLERAAQRLCYGDQPVTAVALEAGFESPEAFARAFRAAYATTPSAWRQASRERKGPPETPKHLPPRKEFVIMELDVVIKTLPVMKVACVRHVGPYDQCEPAWTALCAKAGSLGLFGPDTKFIGIGHDDPQITPPEKIRYDACMTVPDSFTGTPDLPVATIGGRDYASAVVKGPYTNLAPAYAWLCGVWGPDCGREFAMEPSMEIYLNDPKTTPPDQLLTEILVPIGPAR from the coding sequence ATGAGCGAGGAAACGCGAAAAGACTGGCGCCGGCGGGTTCTGGCCGCCATGCGGCTGATGGAAGCCCGGCTCGACGAGGAATTGTCCCTTGGCGACATCGCCGGGGCGGCCCATTTCTCGCCGTACCACTTCCACCGCATCTTTGTCGGCATGACCGGCGAGACAGTGGGGGCCTATCTGCGCCGGCTGCGCCTGGAGCGGGCCGCCCAGCGCCTGTGCTACGGCGACCAGCCGGTGACCGCCGTGGCCCTGGAAGCCGGCTTCGAGTCGCCCGAAGCCTTTGCCCGGGCCTTTCGCGCCGCCTACGCCACGACCCCCTCGGCCTGGCGGCAAGCCAGCCGGGAGCGCAAGGGGCCGCCCGAAACCCCCAAACACCTGCCCCCTAGAAAGGAGTTCGTCATCATGGAACTGGACGTCGTCATCAAAACCCTGCCGGTCATGAAGGTGGCCTGCGTGCGCCACGTCGGCCCCTACGACCAGTGCGAGCCGGCCTGGACCGCCCTTTGCGCCAAGGCCGGGTCGCTGGGCCTTTTCGGACCGGACACGAAGTTCATCGGCATCGGCCATGACGATCCGCAGATCACGCCGCCGGAAAAAATCCGCTACGACGCCTGCATGACCGTGCCCGACAGTTTCACCGGCACGCCCGATCTGCCGGTAGCCACCATCGGCGGCCGGGACTACGCCAGCGCCGTGGTCAAAGGGCCGTACACGAACCTGGCCCCGGCCTACGCTTGGCTGTGCGGCGTCTGGGGACCGGACTGCGGCCGGGAATTCGCCATGGAGCCGAGCATGGAAATCTACCTCAATGATCCCAAAACCACCCCGCCCGACCAACTGCTCACCGAAATCCTCGTCCCGATCGGCCCGGCGCGGTAG
- a CDS encoding metal-dependent hydrolase: MDPVTHITAGVLLGQAAKDRFPGVRALVPLSALAAWMPDIDNIVTFFGAEAYMRHHRGYTHSLLGGALMAWLLALVVSRFAGGAKASRLFVLFYLGVLSHLFLDCITSYGTGVFLPFSDVRVSVPSVFIIDPIYSLALIGLAVAAVLRPAAGKKLAVAGLAVMLAWPAIGFGVGQAVSAHARELLVARGEKPTRVTAQPDAFAPLWWKIIAEEGNDYVLTGLTLAAPDTLLPERRFERAGRDELERLGKQAPVFSYYVWFTDFPVKSASATPDGTALAFQDLRFIAVNPLVEKVRGPMVPFTLTAYLDPAGKLTRAMFSQMGKGELILPRTGVGLAGFGGG; the protein is encoded by the coding sequence ATGGATCCAGTTACCCACATCACGGCGGGCGTACTTTTAGGCCAGGCGGCCAAGGATCGTTTCCCGGGCGTAAGAGCCCTTGTCCCCCTTTCGGCACTGGCTGCCTGGATGCCGGATATTGATAATATCGTTACGTTTTTTGGCGCTGAAGCCTACATGCGCCACCACCGGGGCTACACCCATTCGCTGCTTGGCGGGGCGCTTATGGCCTGGCTGTTGGCCCTTGTCGTTTCCCGATTCGCCGGGGGGGCGAAGGCCTCGAGGCTCTTTGTGCTTTTTTATTTAGGCGTGCTCTCCCACCTCTTTCTCGACTGCATCACTTCCTACGGAACAGGCGTTTTTCTGCCTTTTTCCGATGTTCGGGTGTCCGTGCCCTCGGTCTTCATCATTGATCCAATCTACAGCCTGGCCCTGATCGGCTTGGCCGTGGCCGCTGTCCTGCGCCCGGCGGCGGGCAAGAAGCTGGCCGTGGCCGGGCTGGCCGTCATGCTGGCCTGGCCAGCCATCGGCTTTGGCGTGGGCCAGGCCGTGTCCGCCCATGCCCGGGAGCTGCTCGTGGCCCGGGGCGAGAAGCCCACGCGCGTGACGGCCCAGCCCGACGCCTTCGCGCCCTTGTGGTGGAAGATCATCGCCGAGGAAGGCAACGACTATGTACTGACGGGTCTGACCCTGGCCGCTCCCGATACCCTGCTTCCCGAGCGGCGTTTCGAGCGGGCCGGGCGCGACGAGCTGGAGCGGCTGGGCAAGCAGGCTCCGGTGTTCTCCTATTATGTCTGGTTCACGGATTTTCCGGTCAAATCGGCTTCCGCCACGCCTGACGGCACGGCCCTGGCCTTTCAGGACCTGCGGTTTATCGCCGTCAATCCGCTGGTGGAGAAGGTGCGCGGCCCTATGGTGCCGTTTACGCTGACGGCCTATCTTGATCCGGCCGGCAAGCTCACCCGGGCCATGTTTTCCCAGATGGGCAAGGGCGAGTTGATCCTGCCGCGCACGGGCGTGGGGCTGGCCGGCTTCGGCGGCGGCTGA
- a CDS encoding 30S ribosomal protein S1, producing MADKSPDTKELPAEGEFAALMEASLAERGGEIHVGDRITGPVIAVTETTLVVDTGTKLDGVADKSEFLDDNGQLTVGEGDEVTLYVVSVRGDEVALSKALSGQGGAEALREAYENNVPVEGKVTAARKGGFDVEIVHRRAFCPVSQIDLAFTDNPEAHVGQTYQFAIITFERDGKNIVVSRRKLLEQARVESELRFMETVQPGDVVPAVISRLVAFGAFAEVAPGLEGLIHLSELSWSRAEKAEDAVTPGEAVTVKVLAFDRDKKGRPRISLSIKQAGADPWDSVGDQFTVGDKVEGKVVRLADFGAFVEIAPGIEGLIHVSEMSHVRRVAKPGDVVAVGDAVTVAVKDIDLTKRRIGLSLKEAAGDPWQGVAETFPIGATVTGTVENRQQFGIFVNLAPGVTGLLPASKLRDALEPQTYERLKIGDETTVIVSEIDSDKRKMTLSPIGGQKERENPDEWKRFVKKEKAAAPSGGLGLLGEKLQEAMSRKKK from the coding sequence ATGGCAGACAAGTCGCCGGACACCAAGGAATTGCCGGCCGAGGGCGAATTCGCCGCGCTCATGGAGGCCTCTTTGGCCGAGCGCGGCGGTGAGATCCATGTTGGAGACCGCATCACCGGACCCGTCATCGCCGTCACCGAGACCACGCTTGTGGTCGACACCGGCACCAAACTCGACGGCGTGGCCGACAAGTCGGAATTTCTCGACGACAACGGCCAACTGACGGTGGGCGAAGGCGACGAGGTCACCCTCTACGTCGTCTCGGTGCGGGGCGACGAAGTGGCCCTGTCCAAAGCCCTCTCCGGCCAGGGCGGCGCGGAAGCGTTGCGCGAAGCCTACGAGAACAATGTCCCGGTGGAAGGCAAGGTGACGGCGGCCCGCAAAGGCGGCTTCGACGTCGAGATCGTCCACCGCCGGGCCTTCTGTCCGGTCAGCCAGATCGATCTGGCCTTTACCGACAATCCCGAAGCCCACGTGGGCCAGACCTACCAGTTCGCCATCATCACTTTCGAGCGTGACGGCAAGAACATCGTGGTGTCGCGCCGCAAGCTCCTGGAGCAGGCCCGGGTCGAGTCCGAGCTGCGCTTCATGGAGACGGTCCAGCCCGGCGACGTGGTGCCGGCCGTCATCAGCCGTCTGGTGGCCTTTGGCGCGTTCGCCGAGGTGGCTCCGGGGCTGGAAGGCCTCATCCATTTGTCCGAGCTGTCCTGGTCCCGGGCCGAAAAGGCCGAGGACGCCGTGACGCCGGGCGAAGCCGTCACCGTCAAGGTGCTGGCCTTTGACCGCGACAAGAAAGGCCGTCCGCGCATTTCCTTGTCCATCAAGCAGGCCGGGGCCGATCCCTGGGACAGCGTCGGCGACCAGTTCACTGTCGGCGACAAGGTCGAGGGCAAGGTGGTGCGTCTGGCCGACTTTGGCGCGTTCGTGGAAATCGCCCCGGGCATCGAGGGCCTTATCCACGTCAGTGAGATGAGCCATGTCCGCCGGGTGGCCAAGCCGGGCGACGTGGTCGCCGTGGGCGACGCCGTCACCGTGGCCGTCAAGGACATCGACCTGACCAAGCGCCGCATTGGCCTTAGCCTCAAGGAAGCCGCCGGCGACCCCTGGCAGGGCGTGGCCGAGACCTTCCCCATCGGTGCCACCGTCACCGGCACGGTGGAAAACCGCCAGCAGTTCGGCATCTTCGTCAATCTGGCCCCCGGCGTCACCGGACTTCTGCCGGCTTCCAAGCTGCGCGACGCCCTGGAACCCCAGACCTACGAACGCCTGAAAATCGGCGACGAGACCACGGTCATCGTCTCCGAGATCGACAGCGACAAGCGCAAGATGACCCTGTCCCCGATCGGCGGGCAGAAGGAACGGGAAAATCCCGACGAATGGAAGCGCTTCGTCAAGAAGGAAAAGGCGGCGGCCCCCAGCGGCGGCCTTGGGCTTCTGGGCGAAAAGCTCCAAGAGGCCATGTCTCGCAAGAAGAAGTAA